A genomic window from Flavobacterium johnsoniae includes:
- a CDS encoding DUF1254 domain-containing protein: MKKILFITFVFIAIFSCKKKENVSPEKEAATNISITKSADSAKAIAKEAWTYIFPLAMNYRTMHLYALDKTYPDYAGGFNKFKHYDKIFTPKDTAVVTPNNDTPYSWAVLNLSDEPVVLEVPEILNRYYSFQFVDLYTFNFAYVGSRETGDKAGKYLIAGPDWKGEKPSGIDKVIQSETNLVTLLGRTELKMTAGDIENVKKIQTQYKLTTWHEFSKTTAPAQKKYALPFPAFKQTDLASASFIGLGNNLLQYTSINNVETDLRAKFAKIGIVPGKEFDEKNYSPEVLKAINEGVLEVGKELEDGANKLTNATDLFGTREELNGDFTKRALGAAAGLYGNTKQEAIYIGTRTDKDNNILSGKNKYVIRFPKGQTPPAKYFWSITLYELPSRYLVNNPINRYSIGDRTTGLKYETNGDLIIYIQNEVPKGKESNWLPAPKNAFYYLIRIYGPNESILNGIWKAPQPELVK; the protein is encoded by the coding sequence ATGAAAAAAATTCTGTTTATAACATTCGTTTTTATTGCTATTTTTTCTTGTAAAAAGAAAGAGAACGTATCTCCTGAAAAAGAAGCAGCAACAAATATATCAATCACAAAATCGGCAGATTCTGCAAAGGCAATTGCAAAAGAAGCGTGGACTTATATTTTTCCGCTAGCAATGAATTATAGAACAATGCATCTGTATGCTTTAGACAAAACCTATCCAGATTATGCAGGAGGATTTAATAAATTTAAACATTACGATAAGATTTTTACGCCTAAAGATACAGCTGTAGTTACACCAAATAATGATACACCCTATTCTTGGGCAGTTTTAAACCTTTCAGATGAACCTGTTGTTTTAGAAGTGCCAGAGATTTTAAACAGATATTATTCTTTTCAGTTTGTCGATTTATACACATTCAATTTTGCTTATGTGGGAAGTAGGGAAACAGGAGATAAAGCAGGTAAATATTTAATTGCTGGGCCAGATTGGAAAGGCGAAAAACCAAGCGGAATTGATAAAGTAATTCAGTCAGAAACTAATCTAGTCACTTTATTAGGAAGAACAGAATTGAAAATGACAGCAGGAGATATTGAAAATGTAAAAAAAATACAGACTCAATATAAGCTTACTACTTGGCATGAATTTTCAAAAACTACAGCACCAGCACAAAAAAAATACGCTTTACCATTTCCGGCATTTAAACAAACAGATTTAGCGTCTGCGTCATTTATAGGTTTAGGAAATAATTTACTTCAGTACACTTCTATAAATAATGTAGAAACAGATCTAAGAGCAAAATTTGCTAAAATCGGCATTGTTCCAGGAAAAGAATTTGATGAAAAAAATTATTCGCCAGAAGTTTTAAAAGCAATCAATGAAGGAGTTTTAGAAGTTGGGAAAGAACTGGAAGATGGCGCTAACAAGCTCACAAATGCAACTGACTTATTTGGAACAAGAGAGGAACTAAATGGCGACTTTACAAAAAGAGCTCTAGGTGCCGCAGCAGGATTATATGGAAACACAAAACAAGAAGCCATTTATATTGGAACAAGAACTGATAAAGACAATAATATTTTATCTGGAAAAAATAAATATGTTATTCGATTTCCAAAAGGACAAACACCTCCTGCAAAATATTTCTGGAGTATTACATTGTACGAATTGCCTAGTCGTTATTTGGTTAACAATCCAATAAACAGATATTCTATTGGAGACAGAACCACAGGTTTGAAATATGAAACAAATGGAGATTTGATTATTTACATTCAAAATGAAGTGCCAAAAGGAAAAGAATCCAACTGGTTGCCTGCTCCTAAAAATGCTTTTTATTATTTAATTCGAATTTATGGACCGAATGAATCTATTTTAAATGGAATATGGAAAGCGCCACAACCTGAATTGGTTAAATAA